Below is a window of Sulfitobacter sp. BSw21498 DNA.
TACCCTGCCGTGCAACGCATGCCGCCATACTTGGCTTTGAGCTTGTAAAACGACGCCGGGCTCAGGCCATGCCTACGACACACCTCTGCCGTCGGCATCCCAGCTTCCTGTTCTTTGATCATCCCGATTATTTGGGCTTCGGTAAATCGGCTCTGTCGCATTTGTTTGCTCCTTCAAAGGTTGAGCAAACTCTACATTAAACTGAGGGAAGTTTCGGGGGGCAGGTCACCGGCCATCGAAAGTTCACCATGGCGACAAAGATCGACGCCTATTTTTGTGATCCTCAGTCACCTTGGCAAAGAGGGAGTAATGAAAACACCAATCGACTTCTTCGCCAATACTTCCCGAAAGGCGTTGATATATCGGGCTTTAGTCAGGCCGAGCTGAGCGCCGTGGCCCGCCTGCTCAACGAGAGACCTCGAAAGACCTCGCAATATCAAACCCCCGCAGAGAAATTTGAAACGTGTCTTGCGGCGGTCCGTTGAAACCACGGCGCTGACCGACGCTTAACTTGATAGAATGCTGCACAATGAATAAATGGCCGCAATGACGAGCCGCACTGCAGCATCTTGAAGTCATGGCCAAGGTCCGCAAAGGGCCACCCATGTCAGGATGATTTTGCCGCAAACGCAAAATGCTGCGGTAGGGCATTTGGTAAACGGGCTCAAACCGGACTTTGGCTGCGCGCAACCGACGTGGGGCATAACATGATCGTTTTGGCACCACGCTACTATCTTGTTCAAAGCTTTCTCTGCACTTGTTGTATCGCGATATGCATTGTGTCCTGCATGCTCCTAAGCCTTCAAGCTGTGGGTCGCTTAGTATACACCTATCTCGTGACTATACGGTTTGGGGGTGACATTAGGTCATGATAGCACTCCCGAGACCCTAACTTGATCGATTAAAATGGAGACCTGATGATGACGACTACTGGAAAACAGTTGTTCACGACGCTCGAGGCTGACGGCACGCTGACCGTCGCGGTTGAAGATGTGACCTTTGACGCTCCCACCGGCAATCAGGTTCTGGTCAAAATGGAAGCTGCGCCGATCAACCCGTCAGACCTTGCCATTCTGGTCGGCGGAGCAGACGTCGAAAACGCCGAATATACGCAAGGCAAGTTTGTTGCCAAGATACCAGAGGCCGCAAACGCTGGATCAAAGGCGCGCCACGGAATGAAGCTGCCCGCTGGGAACGAAGGGGCCGGCACCGTAGTTGAAGCTGGTGAAAGCGACGCGGCGCAGGCACTTGTCGGGCAGCGCGTATCTTGCGTGCCAGGCAACGCCTACAGTCAATATTGCCTCGCTGATGCCTCCATGTGCCTGCCTCTGGGCGATCATTCCGCCGAAGACGGGGCAAGTGCTTTCGTTAACCCGATGACTGCACTTGGATTTGTCGAAAACGCCAAAGCCGATGGACAGGACGCCATTCTCCATACGGTGGGTGCGTCAAACCTTGGGCAGATGCTGACGCGTATCTGTAAAGAGGACGGACTTGGGCTGGTAAACATCGTGCGCAAGGATGAACAGGTTAACCTGCTGAAGGAGCTCGGGGCGACGCATGTTGTCAATTCATCGGACGATAGCTTTATGGATCGACTGAGCCATGCCATCCGTGAAACCGGTGCGTTCTACGGCTTTGACCCTGTTGGTGGGGGCAAGCATGTTGATATGTCATTCAAGGCGATGGAACGGGTCGCAATCGAGCAGATGACCGAATACTCTCGCTATGGCTCCAACCAACAGAAACGAATGTTCATTTATGGTCGCCTTGATACAAGCCCAACACTGCTGACGCCGTCCTACGGGTTTGGCTGGACGCTGTCGGGTTGGCTTTTGTTCCCCTTTTTGCAGTCCGTCGGGCAGGAAACTATGGGTCGTATGCGGCAGCGTGTACGCGACAATCTTACCACCACTTTTGCCAGCACCTACAAATCACGCGTTTCATTGGAAGGCATGCTGAAGAAGGATGCCGTTATGGACTACCGCGCCATGAAAACAGGCGAAAAATACCTCGTGACGCCCTGGTCGTAACGCATATCGGAGCGGCGCGGCTCATCAAGGGCAGCGCCTGCTTTTCCAAGTTGCCTACTGCGGCGCAGCTTATCTGACGTCAGCACCCTCGGGACAGATTTGAGGATTTGAATAAGGAAGGATTTCGTTCATCTTATCGATTAGGTGATCGGGATGACAAAGAAATCCCAGACGTCGAAAGACGCTGCCGAGAAGGTGGTCAAAAGTATCCGCCGTAAGACCCGGCAGTCAATTCAGTGCAAAAAGGCAGCAACGGGTAAAACAGCGCGTCGAGCCTTTCAGCCCTTCCTCCAAGAGGTCTTCTCTACTTCAACGGAAACTATGCGTCCGCAGCGAACGGCAGGAAGGTCTGCAGAGCCGCCGCTCGCCTTCCGATTTTACGTTGGTTTGGTTTGAAAACGCAGCGAAGGTCTCCTTCGAGCCCAAGTTGCATGCTTTTTGCTTCGCAGCGAATGTCGGCTGTCAGGAGACGGTCAAAAACCTTCAACGAGGTCTTGGGTTTTAAACGGGATTTTTGGTAGCCTCCTATGAGGGCATTTCCGACCGTTCCAAAAACGAGCGTTTGTGGAGAACTGAAGGGTAAGAAATTTTGTTAGAACTGATACGCAGCGTATTTGAGAGCACTGAGCAGCTCGCGGTATGGGGCGCTTTAACTGGGTCCATAGGCACGGTGACCGGTGCACTAAGCCTTTATCTCAGATTCAGGCAACAGAAGCGCGACCAAGTAAAACTCAAGTGTGAGGTGAATTTTGACCACGAGTTTCACCATGGCTCTAATCCCAGAAAAAAGTACAAAATAGTCGTTCGCTCGATAGGTCGCCGTCCTGTTACTATAGATCATGCCCAGTACAGATTAGGACCATTAGCGTTTCCTGAAAAACTTCAGCGTTGGGCCAAATGGCGTAAGGGGGAATGGGTAAGAAATGTCGAACCAAAAACTAAATCATCTCTCATTGAAGGTACGAAAATAGAGATTCCCATCGACGCTGAGAGCATTAGCTTTGAACACGTCTACAAAGTGAAGATAGTTGATCAAACAGGACGATTTTGGCCGGTATCATGGCC
It encodes the following:
- a CDS encoding zinc-binding dehydrogenase; translated protein: MMTTTGKQLFTTLEADGTLTVAVEDVTFDAPTGNQVLVKMEAAPINPSDLAILVGGADVENAEYTQGKFVAKIPEAANAGSKARHGMKLPAGNEGAGTVVEAGESDAAQALVGQRVSCVPGNAYSQYCLADASMCLPLGDHSAEDGASAFVNPMTALGFVENAKADGQDAILHTVGASNLGQMLTRICKEDGLGLVNIVRKDEQVNLLKELGATHVVNSSDDSFMDRLSHAIRETGAFYGFDPVGGGKHVDMSFKAMERVAIEQMTEYSRYGSNQQKRMFIYGRLDTSPTLLTPSYGFGWTLSGWLLFPFLQSVGQETMGRMRQRVRDNLTTTFASTYKSRVSLEGMLKKDAVMDYRAMKTGEKYLVTPWS